A window from Listeria seeligeri serovar 1/2b str. SLCC3954 encodes these proteins:
- a CDS encoding LacI family DNA-binding transcriptional regulator yields MVGIKDIAKKAGVSISTVSYALNGSPKVTEKTRKRIMTIANELNYIPNMAARTLKTRETKIIGVYLTNYGGIFYGTLLEGLTQTLYKHGYELIACSGTKTHRFLPEKMIDGAIILDANFPSEEIINYAGRGHKIVVLDRELTHENVCQVLLDNKGGATLAIDYLSTNFTGDFYVVTGPEDSYDARVRLETAKQELARSGDKTAHIIEGDFSEESGENAAAIIAKNWKAPVSVFALNDNMAIGMYRYFAKTELEIGKDVRIIGFDNTDISEYLVPRLATIEYSKYKWGAVAADKLVELLEGGKAENEIIYTTRISGPSVSNN; encoded by the coding sequence GTGGTAGGAATTAAAGATATCGCGAAAAAGGCAGGGGTTTCCATATCAACAGTATCCTATGCACTTAATGGCAGCCCAAAAGTGACCGAAAAAACGCGAAAACGAATTATGACCATCGCAAATGAATTGAATTATATTCCCAATATGGCAGCGCGAACGTTAAAAACAAGAGAAACGAAAATAATCGGTGTCTACTTAACGAACTATGGCGGGATATTTTACGGGACATTACTCGAAGGTTTAACGCAAACGCTTTATAAACATGGATATGAACTCATTGCATGCAGTGGCACGAAGACACACCGCTTTTTACCAGAGAAAATGATTGATGGAGCGATTATTTTAGATGCCAATTTCCCATCGGAGGAAATCATTAACTATGCGGGTCGTGGTCATAAAATCGTCGTACTTGATCGTGAATTGACGCATGAAAATGTCTGTCAAGTTTTGCTAGATAATAAGGGTGGGGCAACTCTTGCCATTGATTATTTATCTACTAATTTTACAGGTGATTTTTATGTTGTTACAGGTCCTGAAGATTCCTATGATGCTAGAGTTAGACTAGAAACAGCCAAGCAAGAATTAGCTCGTTCTGGGGATAAAACTGCACATATCATTGAAGGAGATTTTTCCGAAGAAAGTGGCGAAAACGCAGCAGCTATAATCGCCAAAAACTGGAAAGCGCCTGTATCGGTATTTGCATTAAATGACAATATGGCTATAGGAATGTATCGTTATTTTGCGAAAACCGAATTAGAAATTGGCAAAGACGTCCGAATTATTGGTTTTGATAACACTGACATTAGCGAATATCTAGTGCCACGCCTTGCAACGATAGAATATTCCAAATATAAATGGGGAGCAGTCGCAGCCGACAAATTAGTGGAGCTTTTAGAAGGCGGCAAAGCAGAAAACGAAATAATCTACACTACGAGAATTAGTGGCCCCTCTGTTTCAAACAATTAG
- a CDS encoding GH36-type glycosyl hydrolase domain-containing protein, which yields MTKLIEINQANFTAAFHQQGQLAWMKLNDIMLNQVIQNPLENRLSQIYVREHQKNNIVAYPLLSEEADVAFSETGVSYHGESGPFSFNVQMQFHPQGWFYDVKVDGEAEFDLIYLQDLGLAEQAAVRTNEAYMSQYIDYHVTEDEAGFTIQARQNQPQNNQFPAIQMGASTKIIGYATDGFDIYGTNYKLTNQLAALTEADLPNRVYQYEFAQITLQTEKFQSNGATTFYGYVTENQPVASGAKHENIMKLKAPQAETDYRTVNKITRKKNIEKPITGEPVSEEWLQAKFPDRIQEEKQDDAILSFFTPNYAHVVTREKEAQLERPHGSILLDKVNLLNPETTLSATTYMYGAFLSQLVAGNTNMNKWNSHARNPLNVLQTSGVRIYLEQDSKLRLLGVPSVWETGTNYSTWYYQLADDLITVQTTLTTASKEAYVTVKSEQGRAYKLILTNQVTMGTNEYDTTVKKAIENNVVTYYPADDSPILATYPALRFRVDGSYETVTDESCFAEEFVGTAGLDVFVFEAANHATFHVQAKFTEEFAEIQPDLEVAIKEIRANYDELTAQFHLNHPSMAAEKLNLTVYWYAHQMLVHYASPHGLEQYSGAAWGTRDVSQGPFEFFLATGNKAVLRKLILTIYSHQYRDTGDWPQWFMFDKYTTIQQEESHGDVIVWPLKIIGDYLEMTGDTGILEEEIPFVDRTSKNFTNETSTLMEHIELTVKTIESRFMKGTALSNYGDGDWDDTLQPANTQLKKNMVSSWTVALTYQAFKRLAEYLPTGDKFATLATRVQTDFEQYMIGKTDVIPGFLYLEEGKAPVWMIHPEDKDTNIKYRLIPLTRSVIAELVSKEQAQRNFDIIDTHLLHPDGVRLMSEPAHYAGGVSTHFKRAEQAANFGREVGLQYVHAHIRYIESLAKIGDTNAWHMLEVINPINIKEVVPNATLRQSNTYFSSSDAAFLDRYQAQNEFSRVKEGSIPVKGGWRIYSSGPGIYLHQLISSVLGIRQTEDAFIFDPILPAELDGLECHIELDNYPLDITFELSDDAGILVDGEKQPLENEANPYRTGAIILPKKNLTSKCSQITIKFQKNNRL from the coding sequence GTGACAAAATTAATAGAAATAAACCAAGCGAATTTTACTGCTGCTTTTCATCAACAAGGGCAGTTAGCTTGGATGAAATTAAATGATATCATGTTAAATCAAGTCATCCAAAATCCGTTAGAAAATAGATTGTCGCAAATTTATGTACGCGAACACCAAAAAAATAACATAGTAGCCTATCCTTTATTATCAGAAGAAGCGGATGTTGCTTTTAGTGAAACTGGTGTAAGTTATCACGGTGAATCGGGTCCTTTTAGCTTCAACGTGCAAATGCAGTTCCATCCTCAAGGTTGGTTTTATGATGTAAAAGTGGACGGGGAAGCTGAATTTGATTTAATTTATTTACAAGATTTAGGGCTGGCAGAACAAGCAGCAGTGAGAACAAATGAAGCTTATATGTCGCAGTATATTGATTATCATGTAACAGAAGATGAGGCCGGATTTACTATCCAAGCTCGCCAAAATCAACCACAAAACAATCAATTCCCGGCCATCCAAATGGGCGCTTCGACTAAAATTATTGGCTATGCAACAGATGGATTTGATATATATGGAACAAATTATAAGTTAACAAATCAATTAGCAGCTTTAACAGAAGCAGACTTGCCAAATCGGGTCTATCAGTATGAATTTGCCCAAATCACTTTACAAACAGAAAAATTCCAAAGTAATGGAGCAACAACTTTTTATGGCTATGTAACAGAAAATCAACCAGTAGCTTCTGGCGCCAAACACGAAAACATAATGAAGTTAAAAGCACCACAAGCAGAAACGGACTATAGAACAGTCAATAAAATAACCCGCAAAAAAAATATCGAAAAGCCAATTACTGGAGAACCAGTTTCAGAAGAATGGTTACAAGCGAAATTTCCAGACCGCATTCAAGAAGAAAAGCAAGACGATGCTATTTTATCCTTTTTCACTCCTAACTATGCACATGTAGTAACACGCGAAAAAGAGGCGCAACTTGAACGCCCACATGGTAGTATTTTGCTCGATAAAGTGAATCTGTTAAATCCAGAAACGACACTTTCGGCGACTACTTATATGTATGGTGCATTTTTATCCCAACTCGTTGCTGGGAATACGAATATGAATAAATGGAATAGCCATGCGCGAAATCCGCTTAATGTTCTTCAAACTAGTGGAGTACGAATTTATTTAGAGCAAGACTCAAAACTTAGATTACTAGGGGTACCTTCTGTTTGGGAGACTGGGACGAACTACTCCACGTGGTATTATCAATTAGCGGATGATCTTATTACCGTTCAAACCACTTTGACAACAGCAAGTAAGGAAGCCTATGTTACTGTGAAATCAGAACAGGGACGAGCATATAAACTTATTTTAACGAATCAAGTCACTATGGGCACGAATGAATATGACACAACTGTGAAAAAGGCTATCGAGAATAATGTCGTTACTTATTATCCAGCCGATGATTCACCGATTTTAGCCACTTATCCTGCGCTTCGTTTCCGTGTTGATGGAAGCTACGAAACGGTAACAGATGAAAGTTGTTTTGCAGAAGAATTTGTTGGGACAGCGGGACTAGATGTCTTTGTGTTTGAAGCAGCAAATCATGCAACTTTCCATGTTCAAGCTAAATTTACAGAAGAATTTGCTGAAATTCAGCCGGATTTAGAAGTGGCAATTAAAGAGATTCGTGCCAATTATGATGAATTAACGGCACAGTTTCATTTGAATCATCCGAGTATGGCAGCGGAAAAATTAAATTTAACTGTATATTGGTATGCGCACCAAATGTTAGTCCACTATGCCTCTCCGCATGGTTTGGAACAATATAGTGGCGCTGCTTGGGGCACTCGAGATGTCAGCCAAGGTCCATTCGAATTTTTCCTTGCGACGGGGAATAAAGCTGTTTTACGCAAGCTGATTTTAACGATTTATTCACATCAATATAGGGACACTGGCGACTGGCCTCAGTGGTTTATGTTCGATAAATATACTACAATCCAACAAGAAGAAAGCCACGGCGATGTGATAGTTTGGCCGCTGAAGATTATTGGTGATTATTTGGAAATGACGGGTGATACTGGAATTTTAGAAGAGGAAATTCCTTTCGTGGACCGCACATCGAAAAACTTCACTAATGAGACAAGCACGCTGATGGAGCATATTGAATTAACCGTGAAGACAATCGAATCACGCTTTATGAAAGGAACAGCACTGTCAAATTATGGGGATGGTGACTGGGATGACACGCTTCAACCAGCCAATACACAGCTTAAGAAAAATATGGTTTCCAGTTGGACTGTGGCGTTAACTTATCAAGCGTTTAAACGTCTAGCGGAATATTTACCAACAGGAGACAAATTTGCCACACTAGCGACTAGAGTACAAACAGATTTCGAACAATATATGATTGGTAAAACAGATGTCATCCCTGGCTTCCTTTATTTAGAAGAAGGAAAAGCACCGGTATGGATGATTCATCCAGAAGACAAAGATACGAATATTAAATATCGCTTAATTCCACTAACTAGAAGTGTCATCGCTGAACTAGTTAGCAAAGAGCAAGCACAGCGGAATTTTGATATTATCGACACACATTTACTCCATCCTGATGGTGTCAGATTAATGAGTGAACCAGCGCATTATGCTGGTGGGGTAAGCACCCATTTTAAACGCGCCGAACAAGCGGCAAATTTTGGCAGAGAAGTCGGTTTACAATATGTTCATGCGCATATTCGTTATATCGAATCACTAGCTAAAATAGGTGATACCAACGCATGGCACATGTTGGAAGTTATTAACCCAATCAATATTAAAGAAGTTGTGCCAAATGCAACATTGCGCCAAAGTAATACTTATTTCAGTAGTTCTGATGCAGCTTTTTTAGATCGCTATCAGGCGCAAAATGAGTTTTCACGCGTAAAAGAAGGTAGTATCCCGGTAAAAGGTGGTTGGCGTATTTATTCAAGCGGCCCCGGAATCTATTTGCACCAATTAATTAGTTCGGTGCTCGGTATTCGTCAAACCGAAGACGCGTTTATTTTTGACCCAATTTTACCAGCGGAATTAGATGGTTTGGAGTGTCACATAGAGCTAGATAATTATCCGCTAGATATTACATTTGAACTTTCAGACGATGCAGGGATTTTAGTAGACGGCGAAAAACAACCGTTAGAAAATGAAGCGAATCCATACCGAACTGGAGCAATCATTTTACCTAAAAAGAACTTAACGTCAAAATGTTCACAAATTACAATTAAATTTCAAAAAAATAACCGTCTCTAA